From Podospora bellae-mahoneyi strain CBS 112042 chromosome 5, whole genome shotgun sequence:
CCGGAAGGGAGTTCAGGCTCACATTGAACCATAGCATATTGTTTTTAATGTTTTTTTTCCGGAGCATGCCACACTCTTTGTTTGGATATTCAGCTGGGTCGGGTGTTAGCTTTGCGTATGCCAGATACCACTGCTGTTTTGACTTTTTCAATAAAGCTAGATGTTACTCTTTTTCTGGAGCACAACCGATACCCACAGTCACACGCATGCCTCGGTCACTCCTCATCAAACCGGTGGTTAGTCACTCACGAGCTCCGCAATATGTTGTCAGTTCGGGGATTTGGTCCGGGATACTGCCAAGCAAGCCACAGCTCAGCTCCGGGTGTGGCTGGTACTTCTCCGGGTTTCTCGGCATTGCGAGGCGGGAGCTCGCCATTGCATCATTGAAtgccccaccaccctcaacccgcTGTCTGTAAaggtgggtggatggataACATCTCCGAGTTTCGCACCGCGGCCTGGATGATTTCTGGCGACATTTCTTTTTCCATACTGTATCCCTACAGAGACAAACATAGCCACCATGGCGCCCTGAATAGCGTCTCTCGACAAGCTCCGAGAGTCCATTGTGCCGTCATTGGCACCTGAACATCTTTTCCAACCACCTACGCGCGATTTGTGCGCCAACGACCTGTCCACTGGCACACCCATCCCTGAGGACGCGCACATTGCGCGAGAGAACGCGAATACAAAAGTCGAGTAGGCTTCCGGTCGAACGAGGGTCTCGcgccccctctcctccagcaccatgGCTCCCCAGGCGCGAATCATGATGTCCTCCACGACAACCTTCCACCGGGCAGCTCTCTCGcctcccttctccctcctcctccgcactCGAACCAGAACAACCACATCATGGAACAACACCCACCGATTATCTGCCCTCTCCCCGTCCTCGCCCCTTCGAGCCGTCTTCCACACCAGCTTACCCCGACCATGGGGCCCTCGCGGtccaccaacaccagaaCCCACCCAGACACAGACACCCACAAAAGGAGGATCAAAGGGGGCAAAACCACAGTTTGACCCCCTCGCGGCGATAGACAAGTCAGCTCAGGAGCAGCGCAAAGCTGATTGGGCGATTATGAAGGAAATGTCGCGGTACATTTGGCCAAAGGACAGCTTCGGCGACAAGATGAGGGTCATGATCGCGGTTGGGTTGCTGGTCGGTGCCAAGGTGCTCAACGTACAggtgcccttcttcttcaaggaAATCATCGACTCTCTCAACATGGACTTTGGGACCACTGGCGGAACTGTCACGGCTGCGGCTGGGGCTATGATTCTAGCGTACGGCGGCGCGAGGATAGGAGCTGTCGTCTCACAAGAGTTGCGAAATGCGGTTTTCTCCTCGGTGGCTCAAAAGGCGATCAGACGGGTGGCCACCAAGACGTTTGGCCATCTGCTCAATCTGGACTTGAGTTTCCACTTGTCCAAGCAGACGGGTGGTTTGACGAGGGCGATTGATAGGGGTACCAAGGGTATCAGCTTCCTGCTGACGAGCATGGTCTTTCACATTGTGCCTACCGCGCTCGAGATCACCATGGTTTGTGGCATCCTCACTTATCAGTTCGGGTGGGAGTTTGCTGCCATCACGGCTTGCACCATGGCGACATATACCGCTTTTACCATCTGGACTACGGCATGGAGGACAAAGTTTAGGAGGCAGGCAAACGCGGCAGACAACCGCGCTTCGACGGTTGCGGTGGACAGTCTGATCAACTACGAGGCGGTCAAGTACTTTAACAATGAAAAGTACGAGATTGGGCGCTATGACCGGGCCCTGCAGCAGTACGAGAAGAGCAGCATCAAGGTGGCGACTTCTCTGGCGTTTCTGAACTCTGGACAAAACATCATCTTCTCTTCGGCGCTGACGATCATGATGTGGTTGGGTGCCAAGGGGATCGTGGCGGGTACGCTGTCAGTGGGTGATCTGGTGCTCATCAACCAGTTGGTGTTTCAGCTGTCGGTCCCTCTCAACTTTTTGGGGTCTGTCTACCGCGAGCTGAGGCAGTCACTTCTAGACATGGAGACTCTGTTTAATCTGCAAAAGGTCAACGTCagcatcaaggagaaggagggcgcCAAGGCGCTGGCTCTCCCCAAGGGCGGCGAGATCAAGTTTGAGGATGTCAACTTTGGATACTACGAGGACCGGCCGATTCTCCGGAATTTGAGCCTCACAATCCCCGCGGGCAAGAAGGTTGCTGTGGTCGGACCGTCTGGGTGTGGCAAGTCGACGCTGCTCAGGTTGCTGTTCCGCAGCTACGACGCCCAGAGCGGGAGGATCTTGATTGACGACCAGGATATCAAGGATGTTACGCTCGAGTCTTTGAGGAAAAGCATTGGTGTCGTGCCGCAGGATACACCGCTGTTCAACGACACTGTTGAGTTGAATATTCGGTATGGGAACATGGATGCCCCGGCGGAGGACGTCTTTGCCGCGGCGCAGAGGGCGCACATTCACGACAAGATTGAGTCTTGGCCCCACGGGTACCAAACCAAGGTTGGCgaaagggggttgatgatctctggtggtgagaagcAGCGGTTGGCGGTTTCGCGGTTGATTCTGAAGGACCCGCCGCTCTTGTTCTTTGATGAGGCGACGAGCGCGTTGGACACGCACACGGAGCAGGCGTTGATGAGCAACATTAATGAGATTTTGCGGGGCAAGGAAAGGACGAGCGTTTTTGTTGCTCACAGGTTGAGGACGATTTATGATGCTGATTTGATTATTGTGCTGAAGGAGGGAAGCTTGGTGGAGCAGGGGACGCACAAGGAGctgctggagaagggggggttgtatAGCGAGCTGTGGAGTGCGCAGGagagatggggggaggaggaggagatcaacgCTGAGAAGAAAGAGTAGGTGCGTTTGGACATGGTGTATAAGGTAATTGTATGTACATCTGTACACCACCTTTTCAATATGAAGTAGTAGAACTGATTCATACCTTTAATTTGGTGCTCATGGCCATGGCATAAACAATCTGAAAGGCCAAGCGCGAGTCGGTTCAAATCGGCCTATCACCTCGGCCGGGAATTATGGCGAGCACGGCATGACGTCTTCCActcggccaccaccaccccgagcCAGCACATGGCACCCCGCACTGGCAACTCCGATGCCGCCGGATGCAAGAGCGGGAAGCCATATTTAGTCGTCCACGGTATCGCTATATGCCTACTTGATTCCCATCTACCTTAACCTCGTCTACTGGACTCCAgccgacatcaccacctgcTAAACCTTCACCATGTCCACCCGCGTCCCCCCCAAAGGTGTCTACGTCCCCTCCCCgaccttcttcctcccccgggactcctcttcctcctcctcctcctcctcctcctcctcctcctccc
This genomic window contains:
- the ATM1 gene encoding Iron-sulfur clusters transporter atm1, mitochondrial (EggNog:ENOG503NUAA; COG:Q), with translation MAPQARIMMSSTTTFHRAALSPPFSLLLRTRTRTTTSWNNTHRLSALSPSSPLRAVFHTSLPRPWGPRGPPTPEPTQTQTPTKGGSKGAKPQFDPLAAIDKSAQEQRKADWAIMKEMSRYIWPKDSFGDKMRVMIAVGLLVGAKVLNVQVPFFFKEIIDSLNMDFGTTGGTVTAAAGAMILAYGGARIGAVVSQELRNAVFSSVAQKAIRRVATKTFGHLLNLDLSFHLSKQTGGLTRAIDRGTKGISFLLTSMVFHIVPTALEITMVCGILTYQFGWEFAAITACTMATYTAFTIWTTAWRTKFRRQANAADNRASTVAVDSLINYEAVKYFNNEKYEIGRYDRALQQYEKSSIKVATSLAFLNSGQNIIFSSALTIMMWLGAKGIVAGTLSVGDLVLINQLVFQLSVPLNFLGSVYRELRQSLLDMETLFNLQKVNVSIKEKEGAKALALPKGGEIKFEDVNFGYYEDRPILRNLSLTIPAGKKVAVVGPSGCGKSTLLRLLFRSYDAQSGRILIDDQDIKDVTLESLRKSIGVVPQDTPLFNDTVELNIRYGNMDAPAEDVFAAAQRAHIHDKIESWPHGYQTKVGERGLMISGGEKQRLAVSRLILKDPPLLFFDEATSALDTHTEQALMSNINEILRGKERTSVFVAHRLRTIYDADLIIVLKEGSLVEQGTHKELLEKGGLYSELWSAQERWGEEEEINAEKKE